A section of the Oncorhynchus nerka isolate Pitt River linkage group LG3, Oner_Uvic_2.0, whole genome shotgun sequence genome encodes:
- the LOC115102181 gene encoding neural cell adhesion molecule 1-like isoform X4, producing MAESMLILRMCSIMLVLGFSEAKMEIITSKTDLLLGENAMLLCKAGGEGDITWQKDGEDAEEDQIEKVDETSSKLLIRNAKMEDAGRYTCLCDFDTGHRDQTSYTIFVYERPSFGETLAYHEFLEGQDVVITCMVTGKPVVEVNWERDHEKLHSEAGRITRLKDNSLQINNINRKDRGTYTCEAKIKDRPIFEKLDISVSVNVPPTAKIHEEVKKVTAGPETNVSLSCLVEGVPQPNIIWTVPDSSDESRYKYNSDKSELIISSVVRSDYGEYICTAKNKISESSAMIMLDVSEHPVAVLSQEKMELEPGQTLSVSCNVSGHPMPALQWVRKTNNDHLLTVDTGGGRVRMEDGYVLVVDNVTSSDGGLYSCMAISPAGNASTDFSLQTWPGKASQVSGTPGPTSVHFTVGASMVDGGSPITHFTLQWKTGRENNWQERVIQSTDPLVIKDLNPYTTYSVRFAPQNHLGQGGFSEEITVRTQGIRGEPDSPDLVASEGKVEGNMFSIPLTQLDSGGSPITHYTVRYRVNKVDEDWREKDLPSNSTVINLHDLQFKSDYQVEVLAVNPYGSSSPAKLNFNVPQPVAKMNKGGMGKGAVAGIVIAIFLALLIAVDATCCYTNRCGMLMFLAVKLFGQKVPGMKTVEEGDGTSNGKASPNGDPATEA from the exons ATGGCTGAATCGATGCTCATCTTGAGAATGTGTTCCATAATGCTGGTCCTTGGTTTTTCAG AGGCCAAAATGGAAATCATCACCAGCAAAACAGATTTGTTGCTGGGTGAGAATGCCATGCTCCTCTGCAAAG ctggtggggaaggagacatCACCTGGCAGAAAGATGGAGAGGATGCTGAAGAAGACCAGATTGAGAAAGTGGATGAGACATCGTCAAAACTGTTAATCAGGAATGCCAAGATGGAGGATGCAGGACGGTACACATGCTTATGTGATTTTGACACCGGTCACAGAGATCAAACATCTTATACCATCTTTGTCTATG AGCGGCCATCCTTCGGGGAAACACTGGCCTACCATGAGTTCCTGGAGGGTCAAGATGTGGTCATCACCTGCATGGTCACTGGCAAGCCGGTGGTGGAAGTCAACTGGGAGAGGGACCATGAGAAACTGCACTCTGAAG CAGGTCGGATCACAAGACTAAAAGACAACTCTCTACAGATCAACAACATCAACAGGAAGGATCGAGGAACATATACATGTGAGGCTAAAATCAAGGACCGGCCCATTTTCGAAAAGCTCGACATCTCCGTCTCCGTCAACG TTCCTCCCACAGCGAAGATCCATGAGGAGGTGAAGAAAGTCACGGCCGGACCAGAGACAAATGTCTCCCTCAGCTGCCTGGTCGAGGGAGTCCCCCAACCGAACATCATCTggacagt CCCAGACTCTTCAGATGAGTCCCGCTACAAGTACAACTCAGACAAGAGCGAGCTCATTATCTCGTCCGTTGTCAGGAGCGACTACGGAGAGTACATCTGCACGGCCAAGAATAAGATCTCAGAGAGCAGTGCCATGATCATGCTGGATGTCTCAG agCATCCTGTAGCAGTGCTGAGCCAGGAGAAGATGGAGCTGGAGCCAGGCCAGACTCTCTCAGTGTCCTGTAACGTCTCAGGACACCCTATGCCCGCGCTGCAGTGGGTCAGGAAGACCAACAATGACCACCTGCTAACAGTG GACACTGGTGGAGGTCGAGTGAGAATGGAGGATGGCTATGTCCTGGTCGTTGACAATGTGACGTCCTCAGATGGAGGGCTGTACAGCTGCATGGCTATCAGTCCTGCTGGCAACGCCTCCACAGACTTCAGCCTGCAGA cctggCCAGGTAAAGCATCCCAGGTAAGTGGCACCCCAGGGCCCACATCGGTCCACTTCACCGTGGGGGCTTCCATGGTGGACGGGGGCTCTCCCATCACCCACTTCACCCTCCAGTGGAAGACAGGACGTGAGAACAATTGGCAGGAGAGAGTCATCCAGTCCACAG ACCCCCTGGTTATCAAAGATCTGAATCCCTACACCACCTACTCTGTCCGGTTTGCCCCACAGAATCACCTGGGTCAGGGAGGCTTCTCCGAAGAGATCACCGTCCGCACACAGGGCATACG AGGGGAACCAGACAGCCCGGACCTGGTGGCCAGCGAAGGGAAGGTTGAGGGCAATATGTTCTCAATCCCTTTAACACAGTTGGACAGCGGAGGCTCCCCCATTACCCACTACACCGTCCGCTACAGAGTG aATAAGGTGgacgaggactggagggagaaggACCTGCCGTCCAACTCGACAGTGATCAACCTCCATGACCTGCAGTTTAAATCAGACTACCAGGTGGAGGTGCTCGCCGTCAACCCCTACGGCTCCTCCAGCCCCGCCAAGTTGAACTTCAATGTCCCACAGCCTG TAGCCAAGATGAATAAGGGTGGGATGGGGAAAGGGGCTGTGGCAGGCATTGTCATAGCCATCTTCTTGGCGCTATTGATCGCTGTGGACGCCACCTGTTGCTATACCAACCGCTGCGGCATGCTGATGTTCCTGGCTGTCAAGCTGTTTGGGCAGAAGGTCCCTGGGATGAAGACTGTGGAGGAGGGTGACGGCACCTCTAATGG GAAGGCGTCCCCCAATGGAGATCCTGCCACTGAGGCCTGA
- the LOC115102181 gene encoding neural cell adhesion molecule 1-like isoform X2 yields MAESMLILRMCSIMLVLGFSEAKMEIITSKTDLLLGENAMLLCKAGGEGDITWQKDGEDAEEDQIEKVDETSSKLLIRNAKMEDAGRYTCLCDFDTGHRDQTSYTIFVYERPSFGETLAYHEFLEGQDVVITCMVTGKPVVEVNWERDHEKLHSEAGRITRLKDNSLQINNINRKDRGTYTCEAKIKDRPIFEKLDISVSVNVPPTAKIHEEVKKVTAGPETNVSLSCLVEGVPQPNIIWTVPDSSDESRYKYNSDKSELIISSVVRSDYGEYICTAKNKISESSAMIMLDVSEHPVAVLSQEKMELEPGQTLSVSCNVSGHPMPALQWVRKTNNDHLLTVDTGGGRVRMEDGYVLVVDNVTSSDGGLYSCMAISPAGNASTDFSLQTWPGKASQVSGTPGPTSVHFTVGASMVDGGSPITHFTLQWKTGRENNWQERVIQSTDPLVIKDLNPYTTYSVRFAPQNHLGQGGFSEEITVRTQGIRGEPDSPDLVASEGKVEGNMFSIPLTQLDSGGSPITHYTVRYRVNKVDEDWREKDLPSNSTVINLHDLQFKSDYQVEVLAVNPYGSSSPAKLNFNVPQPAKMNKGGMGKGAVAGIVIAIFLALLIAVDATCCYTNRCGMLMFLAVKLFGQKVPGMKTVEEGDGTSNGDLKLNGLGLPRDSIPNLQTQNGEKNGLQAEVTCDKAPLTKFEKASPNGDPATEA; encoded by the exons ATGGCTGAATCGATGCTCATCTTGAGAATGTGTTCCATAATGCTGGTCCTTGGTTTTTCAG AGGCCAAAATGGAAATCATCACCAGCAAAACAGATTTGTTGCTGGGTGAGAATGCCATGCTCCTCTGCAAAG ctggtggggaaggagacatCACCTGGCAGAAAGATGGAGAGGATGCTGAAGAAGACCAGATTGAGAAAGTGGATGAGACATCGTCAAAACTGTTAATCAGGAATGCCAAGATGGAGGATGCAGGACGGTACACATGCTTATGTGATTTTGACACCGGTCACAGAGATCAAACATCTTATACCATCTTTGTCTATG AGCGGCCATCCTTCGGGGAAACACTGGCCTACCATGAGTTCCTGGAGGGTCAAGATGTGGTCATCACCTGCATGGTCACTGGCAAGCCGGTGGTGGAAGTCAACTGGGAGAGGGACCATGAGAAACTGCACTCTGAAG CAGGTCGGATCACAAGACTAAAAGACAACTCTCTACAGATCAACAACATCAACAGGAAGGATCGAGGAACATATACATGTGAGGCTAAAATCAAGGACCGGCCCATTTTCGAAAAGCTCGACATCTCCGTCTCCGTCAACG TTCCTCCCACAGCGAAGATCCATGAGGAGGTGAAGAAAGTCACGGCCGGACCAGAGACAAATGTCTCCCTCAGCTGCCTGGTCGAGGGAGTCCCCCAACCGAACATCATCTggacagt CCCAGACTCTTCAGATGAGTCCCGCTACAAGTACAACTCAGACAAGAGCGAGCTCATTATCTCGTCCGTTGTCAGGAGCGACTACGGAGAGTACATCTGCACGGCCAAGAATAAGATCTCAGAGAGCAGTGCCATGATCATGCTGGATGTCTCAG agCATCCTGTAGCAGTGCTGAGCCAGGAGAAGATGGAGCTGGAGCCAGGCCAGACTCTCTCAGTGTCCTGTAACGTCTCAGGACACCCTATGCCCGCGCTGCAGTGGGTCAGGAAGACCAACAATGACCACCTGCTAACAGTG GACACTGGTGGAGGTCGAGTGAGAATGGAGGATGGCTATGTCCTGGTCGTTGACAATGTGACGTCCTCAGATGGAGGGCTGTACAGCTGCATGGCTATCAGTCCTGCTGGCAACGCCTCCACAGACTTCAGCCTGCAGA cctggCCAGGTAAAGCATCCCAGGTAAGTGGCACCCCAGGGCCCACATCGGTCCACTTCACCGTGGGGGCTTCCATGGTGGACGGGGGCTCTCCCATCACCCACTTCACCCTCCAGTGGAAGACAGGACGTGAGAACAATTGGCAGGAGAGAGTCATCCAGTCCACAG ACCCCCTGGTTATCAAAGATCTGAATCCCTACACCACCTACTCTGTCCGGTTTGCCCCACAGAATCACCTGGGTCAGGGAGGCTTCTCCGAAGAGATCACCGTCCGCACACAGGGCATACG AGGGGAACCAGACAGCCCGGACCTGGTGGCCAGCGAAGGGAAGGTTGAGGGCAATATGTTCTCAATCCCTTTAACACAGTTGGACAGCGGAGGCTCCCCCATTACCCACTACACCGTCCGCTACAGAGTG aATAAGGTGgacgaggactggagggagaaggACCTGCCGTCCAACTCGACAGTGATCAACCTCCATGACCTGCAGTTTAAATCAGACTACCAGGTGGAGGTGCTCGCCGTCAACCCCTACGGCTCCTCCAGCCCCGCCAAGTTGAACTTCAATGTCCCACAGCCTG CCAAGATGAATAAGGGTGGGATGGGGAAAGGGGCTGTGGCAGGCATTGTCATAGCCATCTTCTTGGCGCTATTGATCGCTGTGGACGCCACCTGTTGCTATACCAACCGCTGCGGCATGCTGATGTTCCTGGCTGTCAAGCTGTTTGGGCAGAAGGTCCCTGGGATGAAGACTGTGGAGGAGGGTGACGGCACCTCTAATGG AGACTTGAAGTTGAATGGGCTAGGACTACCGAGGGATAGCATCCCAAATCTGCAGACCCAAAATGGGGAAAAGAATGGGTTGCAGGCGGAGGTCACGTGCGACAAAGCGCCCCTCACCAAATTCGA GAAGGCGTCCCCCAATGGAGATCCTGCCACTGAGGCCTGA
- the LOC115102181 gene encoding neural cell adhesion molecule 1-like isoform X3: MAESMLILRMCSIMLVLGFSEAKMEIITSKTDLLLGENAMLLCKAGGEGDITWQKDGEDAEEDQIEKVDETSSKLLIRNAKMEDAGRYTCLCDFDTGHRDQTSYTIFVYERPSFGETLAYHEFLEGQDVVITCMVTGKPVVEVNWERDHEKLHSEGRITRLKDNSLQINNINRKDRGTYTCEAKIKDRPIFEKLDISVSVNVPPTAKIHEEVKKVTAGPETNVSLSCLVEGVPQPNIIWTVPDSSDESRYKYNSDKSELIISSVVRSDYGEYICTAKNKISESSAMIMLDVSEHPVAVLSQEKMELEPGQTLSVSCNVSGHPMPALQWVRKTNNDHLLTVDTGGGRVRMEDGYVLVVDNVTSSDGGLYSCMAISPAGNASTDFSLQTWPGKASQVSGTPGPTSVHFTVGASMVDGGSPITHFTLQWKTGRENNWQERVIQSTDPLVIKDLNPYTTYSVRFAPQNHLGQGGFSEEITVRTQGIRGEPDSPDLVASEGKVEGNMFSIPLTQLDSGGSPITHYTVRYRVNKVDEDWREKDLPSNSTVINLHDLQFKSDYQVEVLAVNPYGSSSPAKLNFNVPQPVAKMNKGGMGKGAVAGIVIAIFLALLIAVDATCCYTNRCGMLMFLAVKLFGQKVPGMKTVEEGDGTSNGDLKLNGLGLPRDSIPNLQTQNGEKNGLQAEVTCDKAPLTKFEKASPNGDPATEA, encoded by the exons ATGGCTGAATCGATGCTCATCTTGAGAATGTGTTCCATAATGCTGGTCCTTGGTTTTTCAG AGGCCAAAATGGAAATCATCACCAGCAAAACAGATTTGTTGCTGGGTGAGAATGCCATGCTCCTCTGCAAAG ctggtggggaaggagacatCACCTGGCAGAAAGATGGAGAGGATGCTGAAGAAGACCAGATTGAGAAAGTGGATGAGACATCGTCAAAACTGTTAATCAGGAATGCCAAGATGGAGGATGCAGGACGGTACACATGCTTATGTGATTTTGACACCGGTCACAGAGATCAAACATCTTATACCATCTTTGTCTATG AGCGGCCATCCTTCGGGGAAACACTGGCCTACCATGAGTTCCTGGAGGGTCAAGATGTGGTCATCACCTGCATGGTCACTGGCAAGCCGGTGGTGGAAGTCAACTGGGAGAGGGACCATGAGAAACTGCACTCTGAAG GTCGGATCACAAGACTAAAAGACAACTCTCTACAGATCAACAACATCAACAGGAAGGATCGAGGAACATATACATGTGAGGCTAAAATCAAGGACCGGCCCATTTTCGAAAAGCTCGACATCTCCGTCTCCGTCAACG TTCCTCCCACAGCGAAGATCCATGAGGAGGTGAAGAAAGTCACGGCCGGACCAGAGACAAATGTCTCCCTCAGCTGCCTGGTCGAGGGAGTCCCCCAACCGAACATCATCTggacagt CCCAGACTCTTCAGATGAGTCCCGCTACAAGTACAACTCAGACAAGAGCGAGCTCATTATCTCGTCCGTTGTCAGGAGCGACTACGGAGAGTACATCTGCACGGCCAAGAATAAGATCTCAGAGAGCAGTGCCATGATCATGCTGGATGTCTCAG agCATCCTGTAGCAGTGCTGAGCCAGGAGAAGATGGAGCTGGAGCCAGGCCAGACTCTCTCAGTGTCCTGTAACGTCTCAGGACACCCTATGCCCGCGCTGCAGTGGGTCAGGAAGACCAACAATGACCACCTGCTAACAGTG GACACTGGTGGAGGTCGAGTGAGAATGGAGGATGGCTATGTCCTGGTCGTTGACAATGTGACGTCCTCAGATGGAGGGCTGTACAGCTGCATGGCTATCAGTCCTGCTGGCAACGCCTCCACAGACTTCAGCCTGCAGA cctggCCAGGTAAAGCATCCCAGGTAAGTGGCACCCCAGGGCCCACATCGGTCCACTTCACCGTGGGGGCTTCCATGGTGGACGGGGGCTCTCCCATCACCCACTTCACCCTCCAGTGGAAGACAGGACGTGAGAACAATTGGCAGGAGAGAGTCATCCAGTCCACAG ACCCCCTGGTTATCAAAGATCTGAATCCCTACACCACCTACTCTGTCCGGTTTGCCCCACAGAATCACCTGGGTCAGGGAGGCTTCTCCGAAGAGATCACCGTCCGCACACAGGGCATACG AGGGGAACCAGACAGCCCGGACCTGGTGGCCAGCGAAGGGAAGGTTGAGGGCAATATGTTCTCAATCCCTTTAACACAGTTGGACAGCGGAGGCTCCCCCATTACCCACTACACCGTCCGCTACAGAGTG aATAAGGTGgacgaggactggagggagaaggACCTGCCGTCCAACTCGACAGTGATCAACCTCCATGACCTGCAGTTTAAATCAGACTACCAGGTGGAGGTGCTCGCCGTCAACCCCTACGGCTCCTCCAGCCCCGCCAAGTTGAACTTCAATGTCCCACAGCCTG TAGCCAAGATGAATAAGGGTGGGATGGGGAAAGGGGCTGTGGCAGGCATTGTCATAGCCATCTTCTTGGCGCTATTGATCGCTGTGGACGCCACCTGTTGCTATACCAACCGCTGCGGCATGCTGATGTTCCTGGCTGTCAAGCTGTTTGGGCAGAAGGTCCCTGGGATGAAGACTGTGGAGGAGGGTGACGGCACCTCTAATGG AGACTTGAAGTTGAATGGGCTAGGACTACCGAGGGATAGCATCCCAAATCTGCAGACCCAAAATGGGGAAAAGAATGGGTTGCAGGCGGAGGTCACGTGCGACAAAGCGCCCCTCACCAAATTCGA GAAGGCGTCCCCCAATGGAGATCCTGCCACTGAGGCCTGA
- the LOC115102181 gene encoding neural cell adhesion molecule 1-like isoform X1: MAESMLILRMCSIMLVLGFSEAKMEIITSKTDLLLGENAMLLCKAGGEGDITWQKDGEDAEEDQIEKVDETSSKLLIRNAKMEDAGRYTCLCDFDTGHRDQTSYTIFVYERPSFGETLAYHEFLEGQDVVITCMVTGKPVVEVNWERDHEKLHSEAGRITRLKDNSLQINNINRKDRGTYTCEAKIKDRPIFEKLDISVSVNVPPTAKIHEEVKKVTAGPETNVSLSCLVEGVPQPNIIWTVPDSSDESRYKYNSDKSELIISSVVRSDYGEYICTAKNKISESSAMIMLDVSEHPVAVLSQEKMELEPGQTLSVSCNVSGHPMPALQWVRKTNNDHLLTVDTGGGRVRMEDGYVLVVDNVTSSDGGLYSCMAISPAGNASTDFSLQTWPGKASQVSGTPGPTSVHFTVGASMVDGGSPITHFTLQWKTGRENNWQERVIQSTDPLVIKDLNPYTTYSVRFAPQNHLGQGGFSEEITVRTQGIREPDSPDLVASEGKVEGNMFSIPLTQLDSGGSPITHYTVRYRVNKVDEDWREKDLPSNSTVINLHDLQFKSDYQVEVLAVNPYGSSSPAKLNFNVPQPVAKMNKGGMGKGAVAGIVIAIFLALLIAVDATCCYTNRCGMLMFLAVKLFGQKVPGMKTVEEGDGTSNGDLKLNGLGLPRDSIPNLQTQNGEKNGLQAEVTCDKAPLTKFEKASPNGDPATEA; the protein is encoded by the exons ATGGCTGAATCGATGCTCATCTTGAGAATGTGTTCCATAATGCTGGTCCTTGGTTTTTCAG AGGCCAAAATGGAAATCATCACCAGCAAAACAGATTTGTTGCTGGGTGAGAATGCCATGCTCCTCTGCAAAG ctggtggggaaggagacatCACCTGGCAGAAAGATGGAGAGGATGCTGAAGAAGACCAGATTGAGAAAGTGGATGAGACATCGTCAAAACTGTTAATCAGGAATGCCAAGATGGAGGATGCAGGACGGTACACATGCTTATGTGATTTTGACACCGGTCACAGAGATCAAACATCTTATACCATCTTTGTCTATG AGCGGCCATCCTTCGGGGAAACACTGGCCTACCATGAGTTCCTGGAGGGTCAAGATGTGGTCATCACCTGCATGGTCACTGGCAAGCCGGTGGTGGAAGTCAACTGGGAGAGGGACCATGAGAAACTGCACTCTGAAG CAGGTCGGATCACAAGACTAAAAGACAACTCTCTACAGATCAACAACATCAACAGGAAGGATCGAGGAACATATACATGTGAGGCTAAAATCAAGGACCGGCCCATTTTCGAAAAGCTCGACATCTCCGTCTCCGTCAACG TTCCTCCCACAGCGAAGATCCATGAGGAGGTGAAGAAAGTCACGGCCGGACCAGAGACAAATGTCTCCCTCAGCTGCCTGGTCGAGGGAGTCCCCCAACCGAACATCATCTggacagt CCCAGACTCTTCAGATGAGTCCCGCTACAAGTACAACTCAGACAAGAGCGAGCTCATTATCTCGTCCGTTGTCAGGAGCGACTACGGAGAGTACATCTGCACGGCCAAGAATAAGATCTCAGAGAGCAGTGCCATGATCATGCTGGATGTCTCAG agCATCCTGTAGCAGTGCTGAGCCAGGAGAAGATGGAGCTGGAGCCAGGCCAGACTCTCTCAGTGTCCTGTAACGTCTCAGGACACCCTATGCCCGCGCTGCAGTGGGTCAGGAAGACCAACAATGACCACCTGCTAACAGTG GACACTGGTGGAGGTCGAGTGAGAATGGAGGATGGCTATGTCCTGGTCGTTGACAATGTGACGTCCTCAGATGGAGGGCTGTACAGCTGCATGGCTATCAGTCCTGCTGGCAACGCCTCCACAGACTTCAGCCTGCAGA cctggCCAGGTAAAGCATCCCAGGTAAGTGGCACCCCAGGGCCCACATCGGTCCACTTCACCGTGGGGGCTTCCATGGTGGACGGGGGCTCTCCCATCACCCACTTCACCCTCCAGTGGAAGACAGGACGTGAGAACAATTGGCAGGAGAGAGTCATCCAGTCCACAG ACCCCCTGGTTATCAAAGATCTGAATCCCTACACCACCTACTCTGTCCGGTTTGCCCCACAGAATCACCTGGGTCAGGGAGGCTTCTCCGAAGAGATCACCGTCCGCACACAGGGCATAC GGGAACCAGACAGCCCGGACCTGGTGGCCAGCGAAGGGAAGGTTGAGGGCAATATGTTCTCAATCCCTTTAACACAGTTGGACAGCGGAGGCTCCCCCATTACCCACTACACCGTCCGCTACAGAGTG aATAAGGTGgacgaggactggagggagaaggACCTGCCGTCCAACTCGACAGTGATCAACCTCCATGACCTGCAGTTTAAATCAGACTACCAGGTGGAGGTGCTCGCCGTCAACCCCTACGGCTCCTCCAGCCCCGCCAAGTTGAACTTCAATGTCCCACAGCCTG TAGCCAAGATGAATAAGGGTGGGATGGGGAAAGGGGCTGTGGCAGGCATTGTCATAGCCATCTTCTTGGCGCTATTGATCGCTGTGGACGCCACCTGTTGCTATACCAACCGCTGCGGCATGCTGATGTTCCTGGCTGTCAAGCTGTTTGGGCAGAAGGTCCCTGGGATGAAGACTGTGGAGGAGGGTGACGGCACCTCTAATGG AGACTTGAAGTTGAATGGGCTAGGACTACCGAGGGATAGCATCCCAAATCTGCAGACCCAAAATGGGGAAAAGAATGGGTTGCAGGCGGAGGTCACGTGCGACAAAGCGCCCCTCACCAAATTCGA GAAGGCGTCCCCCAATGGAGATCCTGCCACTGAGGCCTGA
- the LOC115102181 gene encoding neural cell adhesion molecule 1-like isoform X5, translating into MAESMLILRMCSIMLVLGFSEAKMEIITSKTDLLLGENAMLLCKAGGEGDITWQKDGEDAEEDQIEKVDETSSKLLIRNAKMEDAGRYTCLCDFDTGHRDQTSYTIFVYERPSFGETLAYHEFLEGQDVVITCMVTGKPVVEVNWERDHEKLHSEAGRITRLKDNSLQINNINRKDRGTYTCEAKIKDRPIFEKLDISVSVNVPPTAKIHEEVKKVTAGPETNVSLSCLVEGVPQPNIIWTVPDSSDESRYKYNSDKSELIISSVVRSDYGEYICTAKNKISESSAMIMLDVSEHPVAVLSQEKMELEPGQTLSVSCNVSGHPMPALQWVRKTNNDHLLTVDTGGGRVRMEDGYVLVVDNVTSSDGGLYSCMAISPAGNASTDFSLQTWPGKASQVSGTPGPTSVHFTVGASMVDGGSPITHFTLQWKTGRENNWQERVIQSTDPLVIKDLNPYTTYSVRFAPQNHLGQGGFSEEITVRTQGIRGEPDSPDLVASEGKVEGNMFSIPLTQLDSGGSPITHYTVRYRVNKVDEDWREKDLPSNSTVINLHDLQFKSDYQVEVLAVNPYGSSSPAKLNFNVPQPADETLPWGLSVCTLAEPAGMASCRPTVGTYLRCTE; encoded by the exons ATGGCTGAATCGATGCTCATCTTGAGAATGTGTTCCATAATGCTGGTCCTTGGTTTTTCAG AGGCCAAAATGGAAATCATCACCAGCAAAACAGATTTGTTGCTGGGTGAGAATGCCATGCTCCTCTGCAAAG ctggtggggaaggagacatCACCTGGCAGAAAGATGGAGAGGATGCTGAAGAAGACCAGATTGAGAAAGTGGATGAGACATCGTCAAAACTGTTAATCAGGAATGCCAAGATGGAGGATGCAGGACGGTACACATGCTTATGTGATTTTGACACCGGTCACAGAGATCAAACATCTTATACCATCTTTGTCTATG AGCGGCCATCCTTCGGGGAAACACTGGCCTACCATGAGTTCCTGGAGGGTCAAGATGTGGTCATCACCTGCATGGTCACTGGCAAGCCGGTGGTGGAAGTCAACTGGGAGAGGGACCATGAGAAACTGCACTCTGAAG CAGGTCGGATCACAAGACTAAAAGACAACTCTCTACAGATCAACAACATCAACAGGAAGGATCGAGGAACATATACATGTGAGGCTAAAATCAAGGACCGGCCCATTTTCGAAAAGCTCGACATCTCCGTCTCCGTCAACG TTCCTCCCACAGCGAAGATCCATGAGGAGGTGAAGAAAGTCACGGCCGGACCAGAGACAAATGTCTCCCTCAGCTGCCTGGTCGAGGGAGTCCCCCAACCGAACATCATCTggacagt CCCAGACTCTTCAGATGAGTCCCGCTACAAGTACAACTCAGACAAGAGCGAGCTCATTATCTCGTCCGTTGTCAGGAGCGACTACGGAGAGTACATCTGCACGGCCAAGAATAAGATCTCAGAGAGCAGTGCCATGATCATGCTGGATGTCTCAG agCATCCTGTAGCAGTGCTGAGCCAGGAGAAGATGGAGCTGGAGCCAGGCCAGACTCTCTCAGTGTCCTGTAACGTCTCAGGACACCCTATGCCCGCGCTGCAGTGGGTCAGGAAGACCAACAATGACCACCTGCTAACAGTG GACACTGGTGGAGGTCGAGTGAGAATGGAGGATGGCTATGTCCTGGTCGTTGACAATGTGACGTCCTCAGATGGAGGGCTGTACAGCTGCATGGCTATCAGTCCTGCTGGCAACGCCTCCACAGACTTCAGCCTGCAGA cctggCCAGGTAAAGCATCCCAGGTAAGTGGCACCCCAGGGCCCACATCGGTCCACTTCACCGTGGGGGCTTCCATGGTGGACGGGGGCTCTCCCATCACCCACTTCACCCTCCAGTGGAAGACAGGACGTGAGAACAATTGGCAGGAGAGAGTCATCCAGTCCACAG ACCCCCTGGTTATCAAAGATCTGAATCCCTACACCACCTACTCTGTCCGGTTTGCCCCACAGAATCACCTGGGTCAGGGAGGCTTCTCCGAAGAGATCACCGTCCGCACACAGGGCATACG AGGGGAACCAGACAGCCCGGACCTGGTGGCCAGCGAAGGGAAGGTTGAGGGCAATATGTTCTCAATCCCTTTAACACAGTTGGACAGCGGAGGCTCCCCCATTACCCACTACACCGTCCGCTACAGAGTG aATAAGGTGgacgaggactggagggagaaggACCTGCCGTCCAACTCGACAGTGATCAACCTCCATGACCTGCAGTTTAAATCAGACTACCAGGTGGAGGTGCTCGCCGTCAACCCCTACGGCTCCTCCAGCCCCGCCAAGTTGAACTTCAATGTCCCACAGCCTG CTGACGAGACGCTCCCGTGGGGTCTGAGCGTGTGCACCCTTGCTGAGCCGGCAGGCATGGCAAGTTGCAGGCCGACGGTAGGTACATATCTAAGGTGCACTGAGTAG